From the Amblyraja radiata isolate CabotCenter1 chromosome 14, sAmbRad1.1.pri, whole genome shotgun sequence genome, one window contains:
- the gdf3 gene encoding growth/differentiation factor 3 isoform X2: MFQRRSRSLSEVDSGEDMCRMDELGVEGDTLRHLPNLGDSNPELESSLSSCVRRQLYFNLSVLENMEELTLAQLELSLLGDPYPFPGVATVCTLSIWSLGEPSSSRQELVALQSFQSLRGSLYFNLTHISRAWRHQHSNQGALLEIGSISIGDHQELHPACSRIAQDLHISLLVVTLNREKCKASRRKRSSFQLPLAFSRVCKRRRLHIQFKDVGWQHWVIAPQGYMANYCHGECPYPLSESLNGTNHAILQTLVHSTDPGQTPQPCCVPIKLSPISMLYYDNNENVVLRHYDDMVVDECGCR, translated from the exons ATGTTCCAGAGGAGATCCCGATCTCTCAGCGAGGTCGATTCTGGAGAGGACATGTGCAGAATGGATGAGCTGGGGGTGGAGGGAGACACCCTCCGCCATCTCCCTAATTTGG GTGACTCAAACCCCGAACTGGAATCGTCTCTTTCGTCTTGTGTGCGGAGGCAGCTCTACTTCAACTTGTCCGTGCTGGAAAACATGGAAGAGCTGACACTGGCTCAGCTGGAACTCTCCCTCCTTGGTGACCCCTATCCCTTCCCTGGTGTAGCCACAGTCTGCACTTTATCCATCTGGAGTTTGGGGGAGCCCTCCAGCTCCAGGCAGGAGCTTGTGGCTCTGCAGTCCTTCCAATCACTGCGTGGCTCCCTTTACTTCAACCTCACTCATATCTCCAGAGCATGGAGACACCAGCACAGCAATCAGGGGGCACTCCtggagataggcagcatctcgatTGGGGATCATCAGGAGCTTCACCCAGCTTGCAGCAGGATTGCCCAGGATCTGCACATCTCCCTGTTGGTGGTGACTCTGAATCGGGAGAAATGCAAAGCGTCCAGAAGGAAGAGGAGCTCCTTTCAGCTGCCACTTGCGTTCAGCCGTGTCTGCAAACGTAGGAGGCTCCATATCCAGTTCAAGGATGTTGGTTGGCAACATTGGGTCATTGCCCCTCAGGGCTATATGGCCAACTATTGCCATGGGGAGTGTCCTTACCCACTGAGTGAGAGTCTGAATGGTACCAACCACGCCATTCTGCAAACGCTAGTACATTCCACTGACCCCGGGCAAACCCCACAACCCTGCTGTGTCCCCATTAAGCTCTCCCCCATTTCCATGCTCTATTATGATAACAATGAGAATGTCGTTTTGCGCCATTATGATGATATGGTGGTGGATGAATGTGGTTGCAGGTAG
- the gdf3 gene encoding growth/differentiation factor 3 isoform X1 yields MERHFKVEMVPGRIRGVQRYRILNGSGSTSRNNISSLFKPSWHAHSLDGMGDSNPELESSLSSCVRRQLYFNLSVLENMEELTLAQLELSLLGDPYPFPGVATVCTLSIWSLGEPSSSRQELVALQSFQSLRGSLYFNLTHISRAWRHQHSNQGALLEIGSISIGDHQELHPACSRIAQDLHISLLVVTLNREKCKASRRKRSSFQLPLAFSRVCKRRRLHIQFKDVGWQHWVIAPQGYMANYCHGECPYPLSESLNGTNHAILQTLVHSTDPGQTPQPCCVPIKLSPISMLYYDNNENVVLRHYDDMVVDECGCR; encoded by the exons ATGGAGAGGCACTTCAAAGTTGAAATG GTTCCTGGAAGGATTCGTGGAGTACAAAGATACAGGATACTTAACGGCTCAGGATCTACAtcaagaaacaacatttcatcccTTTTCAAACCTTCTTGGCATGCACACAGtctagatggaatgg GTGACTCAAACCCCGAACTGGAATCGTCTCTTTCGTCTTGTGTGCGGAGGCAGCTCTACTTCAACTTGTCCGTGCTGGAAAACATGGAAGAGCTGACACTGGCTCAGCTGGAACTCTCCCTCCTTGGTGACCCCTATCCCTTCCCTGGTGTAGCCACAGTCTGCACTTTATCCATCTGGAGTTTGGGGGAGCCCTCCAGCTCCAGGCAGGAGCTTGTGGCTCTGCAGTCCTTCCAATCACTGCGTGGCTCCCTTTACTTCAACCTCACTCATATCTCCAGAGCATGGAGACACCAGCACAGCAATCAGGGGGCACTCCtggagataggcagcatctcgatTGGGGATCATCAGGAGCTTCACCCAGCTTGCAGCAGGATTGCCCAGGATCTGCACATCTCCCTGTTGGTGGTGACTCTGAATCGGGAGAAATGCAAAGCGTCCAGAAGGAAGAGGAGCTCCTTTCAGCTGCCACTTGCGTTCAGCCGTGTCTGCAAACGTAGGAGGCTCCATATCCAGTTCAAGGATGTTGGTTGGCAACATTGGGTCATTGCCCCTCAGGGCTATATGGCCAACTATTGCCATGGGGAGTGTCCTTACCCACTGAGTGAGAGTCTGAATGGTACCAACCACGCCATTCTGCAAACGCTAGTACATTCCACTGACCCCGGGCAAACCCCACAACCCTGCTGTGTCCCCATTAAGCTCTCCCCCATTTCCATGCTCTATTATGATAACAATGAGAATGTCGTTTTGCGCCATTATGATGATATGGTGGTGGATGAATGTGGTTGCAGGTAG